From a single Jatrophihabitans sp. genomic region:
- a CDS encoding FAD-binding oxidoreductase codes for MSQVKASPVGTWAGTVEHDDQLDPFEISFGADGSVALKTPTSIGGGAWAVGEGSSFSYFLREMFTDEARKGGYVRIQVAANVMAESYEGVGSADVVFNGRVVHTTRATFTGRRTDRSNPSWHTEHHQDAARQSLTQPEIDILRQHGFSGQVIAPEDETYDERRAGWNLSGDNRPRAILRPVTASDVASALAFADALKLPVALQATGHGPSSPMQDCLLIDTSSLTGCVLEGDVATVGAGTRWRDALPTIVASGQAALCGSSPDVGIAGFVSGGGLPVLCRSHGLAADSVLELEVATTSGELLTCSPQDHPELFWGSLGGHGNLGAITSVRLRLIDDPQLFGGILMFGEDKVDAALRTYFGWTPDLPDEMNSSIAVLRFPDLPQTPPEMRNRYFVQVRIAYTGDPAEGQRLIEPLRALGTEEDSVRVMPYTEIGTIYAEPPRPTPARIRTELTWDFPAEAVEALVRVAGADAKLPFGGVEFRHLGGVLARSTSPAPVSYRAAQYQLFITNPAFDDRLEEVVAAQDHIFEELGPWLSGHAWPGFLFTRDVTEKAVQRAYDDDDWARLQAAKQAYDPKNTLRVNHNIPPMGPANRNDDKESD; via the coding sequence ATGAGCCAAGTGAAGGCGAGCCCAGTGGGCACGTGGGCCGGCACGGTCGAGCACGATGACCAGCTGGACCCGTTCGAGATCTCGTTCGGCGCGGACGGTTCGGTCGCGCTCAAAACACCGACCAGCATCGGTGGTGGCGCGTGGGCAGTAGGTGAGGGCTCGTCCTTCTCCTACTTCCTGCGAGAGATGTTCACCGATGAGGCCCGCAAGGGCGGTTACGTGCGCATCCAGGTCGCGGCAAACGTCATGGCCGAGAGTTACGAGGGCGTCGGCTCGGCCGACGTCGTGTTCAACGGCCGGGTCGTGCACACCACCCGAGCGACATTCACGGGACGTCGTACGGACCGCTCGAACCCGTCCTGGCACACCGAGCATCACCAAGACGCCGCGCGGCAGAGCCTGACCCAGCCCGAGATCGACATCTTGCGCCAACACGGCTTCAGCGGCCAGGTGATCGCGCCTGAGGACGAGACATACGACGAGCGCCGCGCGGGCTGGAACTTGTCCGGAGACAACCGACCGCGCGCAATCCTGCGGCCGGTCACTGCTAGCGACGTGGCAAGCGCGCTGGCCTTCGCCGACGCCTTGAAGCTGCCGGTAGCGCTGCAGGCCACCGGACACGGGCCCTCGAGCCCGATGCAGGACTGCCTACTGATCGACACCAGCAGCCTGACCGGGTGCGTTCTGGAGGGCGACGTCGCGACCGTGGGCGCGGGCACGCGGTGGCGCGACGCGCTTCCCACCATCGTCGCCAGCGGCCAGGCGGCCCTGTGCGGGTCCTCCCCTGACGTCGGCATCGCGGGGTTCGTGTCCGGCGGAGGGCTGCCCGTGCTCTGCCGCAGTCACGGTCTGGCGGCCGATTCCGTGCTCGAGCTCGAGGTCGCCACCACGAGCGGAGAGCTTCTCACCTGCTCACCGCAGGACCATCCCGAGCTGTTCTGGGGGTCTCTGGGCGGGCACGGGAATCTGGGCGCGATCACGTCGGTCCGGCTGCGGCTCATCGACGACCCGCAGCTGTTCGGCGGAATCCTGATGTTCGGCGAAGACAAGGTCGACGCCGCGCTGCGAACCTACTTCGGATGGACCCCCGACCTACCGGACGAGATGAACTCCTCGATCGCGGTGCTCCGGTTCCCCGACCTACCGCAGACGCCACCGGAGATGCGCAACCGGTACTTCGTCCAGGTGCGCATCGCCTACACCGGCGACCCGGCGGAGGGCCAGCGGTTGATCGAGCCCCTCCGGGCGCTGGGCACCGAGGAGGACAGCGTACGGGTCATGCCGTACACGGAAATCGGCACCATCTACGCCGAACCCCCACGCCCCACGCCCGCGCGGATCAGGACCGAACTCACCTGGGACTTCCCCGCCGAGGCCGTTGAAGCGCTCGTCCGCGTCGCCGGCGCAGATGCCAAACTGCCTTTCGGTGGTGTGGAGTTCCGCCATCTCGGCGGCGTGCTCGCCCGCTCGACCAGCCCGGCGCCGGTGAGTTACCGCGCTGCCCAGTACCAGCTCTTCATCACCAACCCGGCTTTCGACGACCGGCTCGAGGAGGTGGTCGCCGCACAGGACCACATCTTTGAAGAGCTCGGTCCGTGGCTGAGTGGTCATGCGTGGCCTGGATTCCTCTTCACTCGCGACGTCACCGAGAAGGCAGTCCAGCGCGCGTACGACGACGATGACTGGGCTCGGCTGCAGGCGGCCAAGCAGGCCTACGACCCCAAGAACACGCTGCGCGTCAACCACAACATCCCGCCCATGGGCCCAGCGAACCGCAACGATGACAAGGAGTCCGACTGA